In one Micromonospora polyrhachis genomic region, the following are encoded:
- a CDS encoding roadblock/LC7 domain-containing protein, with protein MVHTTRPAANLDWLLDDLVDRVPTARQAVVLSADGLLMGSSRDLSQEDAEHLSAMAAGFQSLAKGASRHFAAGPVRQTVVEMESAYLFVTAAGQGACLAVLSDAESDIGLIAYEMAMLVTRVGQNLSAPTRNPTEGTDDAG; from the coding sequence GTGGTGCACACGACGAGGCCGGCCGCGAATCTCGACTGGTTGCTCGACGATCTCGTGGATCGCGTACCGACCGCGCGGCAGGCCGTGGTGCTCTCGGCGGACGGCCTGCTGATGGGCTCGTCCCGGGACCTGAGCCAGGAGGATGCCGAGCACCTGTCCGCGATGGCCGCCGGCTTCCAGAGCCTGGCGAAGGGCGCGAGCCGGCACTTCGCGGCCGGACCGGTCCGGCAGACCGTCGTCGAGATGGAGTCGGCCTATCTGTTCGTCACGGCCGCAGGTCAGGGTGCCTGCCTGGCCGTGCTCAGCGACGCCGAGTCCGACATCGGGCTGATCGCCTACGAGATGGCGATGTTGGTGACCCGAGTCGGGCAGAACCTGTCCGCGCCGACCCGAAATCCCACGGAGGGCACCGATGACGCGGGCTGA
- a CDS encoding GTP-binding protein: MDSGRSDRNGSGQRIPLALKILIAGGFGAGKTTLVGAVSEIRPLQTEEVLTNESVGTDDLSGVEGKTTTTVAMDFGRITINEDLQVYLFGTPGQDRFWFLWDELAFGALGAVVLADTRRLADCFPSVDYFEQRGTPFVVGVNCFDGAQRFTTEAVRAALDLDPDVPVVLCDVRQRQSGKALLIALVEHVAQRRGEPVPAG, from the coding sequence ATGGACTCCGGGCGCTCTGACCGGAACGGGTCCGGTCAGCGGATCCCGCTTGCTCTGAAGATCCTGATCGCCGGTGGTTTCGGGGCGGGTAAGACCACGCTGGTCGGCGCGGTCAGTGAGATTCGACCGTTGCAGACCGAAGAGGTGCTGACCAACGAGAGCGTCGGCACCGACGATCTGTCCGGGGTCGAGGGGAAGACCACCACCACGGTCGCCATGGACTTCGGTCGAATCACGATCAACGAGGATCTCCAGGTCTACCTGTTCGGCACGCCGGGGCAGGACCGGTTCTGGTTTCTCTGGGACGAGCTGGCCTTCGGGGCGCTGGGGGCGGTGGTGCTCGCCGACACTCGCCGGCTCGCCGACTGCTTCCCTTCGGTCGACTACTTCGAGCAGCGGGGTACGCCGTTCGTCGTCGGAGTCAACTGTTTCGACGGGGCGCAACGGTTCACCACCGAGGCGGTGCGTGCCGCCCTCGACCTCGATCCGGACGTGCCGGTGGTGCTCTGTGACGTGCGGCAGCGCCAGTCGGGTAAGGCCCTGCTGATCGCACTGGTCGAGCACGTCGCGCAGCGTCGGGGTGAGCCGGTTCCGGCCGGCTGA
- a CDS encoding Fur family transcriptional regulator encodes MPIESDAERLRAAGLRVTAGRLAVLAAIRGRPHLDAEAITRSARRQLGRLSAQAVYDTLHALTDAGLVRRFQPARGAARYELRVGGGHHHMVCRKCGSIRDVGRVVGPASCLAPERTHAFQVEEIEVTFWGHCPGCQEDQLSGGDE; translated from the coding sequence ATGCCGATCGAATCCGACGCGGAACGCCTGCGGGCGGCTGGGTTGCGGGTCACCGCAGGTCGCCTCGCGGTGCTCGCGGCGATTCGCGGGCGACCACACCTGGATGCCGAGGCGATCACTCGTTCGGCGCGACGGCAGCTGGGTCGCCTCTCCGCTCAGGCGGTCTACGACACGTTGCACGCGTTGACCGACGCGGGCCTGGTCCGCCGGTTCCAGCCCGCTCGCGGGGCGGCCCGCTACGAGTTGCGTGTCGGTGGTGGCCACCACCACATGGTGTGTCGAAAGTGCGGATCGATTCGCGACGTCGGTCGGGTGGTCGGGCCGGCGTCATGCCTCGCGCCAGAGCGGACCCACGCCTTCCAGGTGGAGGAGATCGAGGTCACTTTTTGGGGGCACTGTCCCGGTTGTCAGGAAGATCAGCTATCAGGAGGAGACGAATGA
- a CDS encoding DUF742 domain-containing protein, with protein MTRAEPPVPHHDWLDDEAGPVVRPYTMTGGRVRPATGGFDLVAFVMAVVPATEAGDQPHRQLQPEHRMIIELAQEPLSVAELSAHLDLALGVVRVLLGDLLAVGFIEMHEPPAQQFPDDNILKAVVNGLRAL; from the coding sequence ATGACGCGGGCTGAGCCGCCCGTACCCCATCACGACTGGCTCGACGACGAAGCCGGGCCGGTGGTCCGGCCGTACACGATGACCGGTGGTCGGGTACGGCCCGCCACCGGTGGGTTCGACCTCGTGGCATTCGTGATGGCGGTGGTCCCTGCCACGGAGGCCGGGGACCAGCCTCATCGGCAGCTGCAGCCGGAGCACCGGATGATCATCGAACTGGCCCAGGAACCGCTCTCCGTCGCCGAGCTCTCCGCCCACCTCGACCTGGCGCTAGGCGTGGTACGAGTGCTGCTGGGCGACCTACTCGCCGTCGGTTTCATCGAGATGCACGAGCCTCCGGCGCAACAGTTTCCCGACGACAACATTCTCAAGGCGGTGGTGAATGGACTCCGGGCGCTCTGA
- a CDS encoding catalase, translating into MSESQANKPPLTTRQGHPVHNNQQQRTVGSRGPATLENYHFLEKISHFDRERIPERVVHARGFVAHGEFEAYGTIGTGDDAVPASVYTRAKLFQTKGKRTPVTIRFSTVIGGRDSSEATRDPRGFAVKFRTEDGNWDLVGNNLPIFFIRDAIKFPDVIHALKPDPVTFRQEPNRIFDFMSNTPESMHMLSWLFSPRGIPANYRTQDGFGVNTYRMVNAAGEGVLVKYHWKSRQGIESLTEEQAAAIQATELGHASKDLYEAIERGEYPQWELNVQIMSDDEHPELDFDPLDDTKTWPEDVFPLRPIGMMTLNRNVTNFHNENEQIAFGTGVLVDGLDFSDDKMLVGRTFSYSDTQRYRVGPNYLQLPINAPREDVQVNTNQDGGQMAYGVDNRGTNPHINFEPSSVAGLREADESYREYRPHVSGQIMRAPIERENNYAQAGERFRTMPDWERDDLVKNMINLLGQCDKHIQEKMVWHFSQCDEAYGQRVADGLGLTVSGARA; encoded by the coding sequence ATGAGCGAGTCGCAGGCCAACAAGCCGCCGCTCACGACCCGCCAAGGTCACCCCGTGCACAACAACCAGCAGCAGCGCACCGTCGGCTCGCGTGGCCCGGCGACGCTGGAGAACTACCACTTCCTGGAGAAGATCAGCCATTTCGACCGGGAGCGGATTCCCGAGCGGGTGGTGCATGCCCGGGGCTTCGTCGCGCATGGCGAGTTCGAGGCGTACGGGACGATCGGAACCGGCGACGACGCGGTGCCGGCGTCCGTTTACACGAGAGCCAAGCTGTTCCAGACCAAGGGCAAGAGGACGCCGGTCACGATCCGCTTCTCCACCGTCATCGGTGGGCGGGACTCCTCCGAGGCAACTCGCGACCCTCGCGGCTTCGCGGTCAAGTTCCGTACCGAGGACGGTAACTGGGACCTGGTCGGCAACAACCTGCCGATCTTCTTCATCCGCGACGCGATCAAGTTCCCGGACGTGATCCATGCGCTGAAGCCGGACCCGGTCACCTTCCGTCAGGAGCCCAACCGGATCTTCGACTTCATGTCGAACACGCCCGAATCGATGCACATGCTGAGCTGGCTGTTCAGCCCGCGCGGCATCCCGGCCAACTACCGGACGCAGGACGGCTTCGGGGTCAACACCTACCGGATGGTCAATGCCGCCGGCGAGGGTGTGCTGGTCAAGTACCACTGGAAGTCGCGGCAGGGGATCGAGTCCCTGACCGAGGAGCAGGCGGCGGCGATCCAGGCCACCGAGCTGGGCCACGCCTCGAAGGACCTCTACGAGGCGATCGAGCGCGGCGAGTACCCCCAGTGGGAACTCAACGTCCAGATCATGAGCGACGACGAGCACCCCGAACTGGACTTCGACCCGCTGGACGACACCAAGACCTGGCCGGAGGACGTCTTCCCGCTGCGCCCGATCGGGATGATGACGCTGAACCGGAACGTCACCAACTTCCACAACGAGAACGAGCAGATCGCCTTCGGTACCGGCGTGCTCGTCGACGGGCTGGACTTCAGCGACGACAAGATGCTGGTCGGACGGACCTTCTCCTACTCGGACACCCAGCGTTACCGGGTCGGCCCGAACTACCTCCAGCTCCCGATCAACGCCCCGCGCGAGGACGTCCAGGTCAACACCAACCAGGACGGCGGCCAGATGGCGTACGGAGTGGACAACCGGGGAACCAACCCGCACATCAACTTCGAACCCTCCTCGGTGGCCGGGCTGCGGGAAGCCGACGAGTCCTACCGGGAGTACCGACCGCACGTCTCGGGGCAGATCATGCGAGCCCCGATCGAGCGGGAGAACAACTACGCCCAGGCGGGGGAGCGGTTCCGCACCATGCCCGACTGGGAGCGGGACGACCTTGTCAAGAATATGATCAACTTGCTGGGCCAGTGTGACAAGCACATCCAGGAGAAGATGGTCTGGCACTTCAGCCAGTGCGACGAGGCGTACGGCCAGCGGGTTGCCGATGGCCTCGGCCTGACGGTCAGCGGCGCAAGAGCCTGA
- a CDS encoding sensor histidine kinase translates to MPIAALLALWIFATTLTVGPALSLLNTRQLLNEVGQPGEALVVELQRERRLTTIYLAGPGPLPALDEQRARTDQAIVDFRRRASRSDVRDVAGDLLNERITQSFTALESLIPGRTSVNQRKLDRPGAVGLYSATIDSIFMAFTAMTSLPDEGLNREARAVIALIQAREKLSLADALLAGAFTAGRFADGEYNGIVQAIGNQQILYATAVAELRPSDRVAYQKMTEGAEFTQMRGLLEQLVARGRATGVPPVTAANWQRSHDPVQEQLRTFQLTAADTLVKRTKPIANRILIQLGLAGVLGLVAIVASAVIALRIGSSLVRRLTALRAMALDMAGERLPAIVGRLRRGEEVEVAREAPPMDFGTDEIGQVGHAFTEVQLTAVRSAVDEAALRRGINEVFLNIARRSQTLLHRQLALLDRMERRTEAPEELEDLFRVDHLATRMRRHAEDLVILAGAAPGRGWRNPVPMIDVIRGAISEVEDYARVDIVTVPPAAIAGRAVGDVIHVLAELIENAASFSPPQTRVQVTGQMVGNGYAIEVEDRGLGMAPEAIEDANRRLADPPEFDPANSARLGLFVVAQLGARHGIRVRLRPSPYGGITAVALVPGDLVTTEPPAVPPSRPTASAAGVPVGPRYGAATEDAGKARLAVVPDRPSTRSGATTPVLTPDGLPSRRSPALTGVPKPDPAASPGAGPAIGGPGLPGSPARPVHGVGDDGLPRRVRQSSLAPQLRVDRTGEVSATRKAAGSRPDEPALRSPTEVRTLMSALQAGTARGRQEAGWPSAGSTPASPEPTASAVQPDLSATAVQPEPTASAVRPDLSAVADQWGAAKPVPADPDDSPVADLGSTESGRDA, encoded by the coding sequence GTGCCCATCGCCGCCCTCCTGGCGTTGTGGATCTTCGCGACCACGCTCACCGTCGGGCCGGCGCTGAGCCTGCTCAACACCCGTCAGCTACTCAACGAGGTGGGGCAGCCGGGCGAGGCGTTGGTCGTCGAACTACAACGGGAACGCCGGCTCACCACGATCTACCTGGCCGGACCCGGGCCACTGCCGGCCCTCGACGAGCAGCGGGCCCGTACCGACCAGGCGATCGTCGACTTCCGGCGGCGGGCCTCCCGGTCCGACGTACGCGACGTCGCGGGTGACCTGCTCAACGAGCGGATCACCCAGTCGTTCACCGCGCTGGAGTCGCTGATCCCCGGTCGTACCTCCGTGAACCAACGCAAACTCGACCGTCCGGGCGCCGTGGGCCTGTACAGCGCCACCATCGACTCGATCTTCATGGCGTTCACGGCGATGACCTCCCTGCCCGACGAGGGGCTCAACCGTGAGGCCCGGGCCGTGATCGCGCTCATCCAGGCCCGGGAGAAACTCAGCCTGGCCGACGCCCTGCTGGCCGGTGCGTTCACCGCCGGGCGGTTCGCCGACGGGGAGTACAACGGCATCGTCCAGGCCATCGGCAACCAGCAGATCCTGTACGCCACAGCCGTGGCCGAGCTGCGGCCCAGCGACCGGGTCGCCTATCAGAAGATGACCGAGGGTGCGGAGTTCACCCAGATGCGCGGGCTGCTGGAGCAGTTGGTCGCCCGAGGCCGGGCCACGGGCGTGCCGCCGGTCACCGCCGCCAACTGGCAGCGCAGCCACGACCCGGTCCAGGAGCAGCTGCGGACCTTCCAGTTGACCGCGGCGGACACCCTCGTCAAGCGCACCAAACCCATCGCCAACCGCATCCTCATCCAGCTCGGCCTGGCCGGTGTCCTCGGTCTCGTGGCGATCGTGGCCTCCGCGGTCATCGCCCTGCGGATCGGCAGCTCGCTGGTACGGCGGCTGACCGCCCTGCGGGCGATGGCCCTGGACATGGCCGGGGAGCGCCTCCCCGCCATCGTCGGCCGGCTACGTCGGGGCGAGGAGGTCGAGGTCGCCCGCGAGGCGCCCCCGATGGACTTCGGCACCGACGAGATCGGCCAGGTGGGGCACGCGTTCACCGAGGTGCAGCTCACGGCGGTGCGCTCCGCCGTGGACGAGGCCGCGTTGCGTCGTGGGATCAACGAGGTCTTCCTCAACATCGCCCGACGGAGCCAGACTCTGCTGCACCGGCAGTTGGCGCTGCTGGACCGGATGGAGCGGCGTACCGAGGCACCGGAGGAACTGGAGGACCTGTTCCGGGTCGACCACCTTGCCACCCGGATGCGTCGGCACGCCGAGGACCTCGTCATTCTCGCCGGTGCGGCCCCCGGCCGAGGATGGCGCAATCCGGTACCGATGATCGACGTGATCCGGGGCGCGATCTCCGAGGTGGAGGACTATGCCCGGGTGGACATCGTCACCGTACCGCCCGCCGCGATCGCCGGCCGGGCCGTCGGCGACGTCATCCACGTGCTTGCCGAACTGATCGAGAACGCCGCCTCCTTCTCCCCACCGCAGACTCGGGTACAGGTCACCGGCCAGATGGTCGGCAACGGTTACGCCATCGAGGTCGAGGACCGGGGACTGGGCATGGCCCCCGAGGCCATCGAGGACGCCAACCGGCGACTGGCCGACCCGCCCGAGTTCGACCCCGCCAACAGCGCCCGGCTCGGCCTGTTCGTGGTGGCGCAGCTCGGGGCCCGACACGGCATCCGGGTACGCCTACGCCCGTCGCCATACGGCGGAATCACCGCGGTGGCCCTGGTGCCCGGCGATCTCGTGACCACCGAGCCACCTGCGGTTCCCCCGTCCCGGCCCACCGCGTCCGCCGCAGGCGTGCCGGTCGGCCCACGGTACGGGGCGGCGACGGAGGACGCCGGAAAGGCGCGACTGGCTGTGGTGCCGGACCGCCCCTCGACCCGGTCCGGGGCCACCACCCCGGTACTGACCCCGGACGGATTGCCCAGCCGGCGTAGCCCGGCCCTGACCGGCGTACCGAAACCGGATCCGGCGGCGTCCCCCGGCGCTGGCCCGGCCATCGGCGGTCCTGGCCTGCCCGGTTCCCCCGCCCGCCCGGTCCACGGTGTGGGCGACGACGGACTGCCCCGGCGGGTCCGGCAGAGTAGTCTCGCGCCGCAGCTGCGGGTGGATCGGACCGGTGAGGTGTCAGCGACCAGGAAGGCGGCGGGGAGCAGACCCGACGAACCCGCCCTCCGCTCGCCGACCGAGGTCCGGACGTTGATGTCGGCGTTGCAGGCCGGCACCGCACGGGGACGGCAGGAAGCTGGCTGGCCGTCCGCCGGCTCAACTCCGGCATCACCGGAACCGACGGCTTCCGCTGTCCAGCCCGATCTGTCGGCTACCGCTGTCCAGCCGGAACCGACGGCTTCCGCTGTCCGGCCCGATCTGTCGGCAGTGGCCGACCAGTGGGGTGCGGCGAAGCCCGTTCCCGCTGACCCCGATGACTCCCCGGTCGCCGACCTGGGATCCACCGAATCTGGAAGGGACGCGTAG